The Engystomops pustulosus chromosome 3, aEngPut4.maternal, whole genome shotgun sequence region ttgATTCAAACCTATTGGTAGTTGAACTCTTAATAGaacaggtttttttgtttttcaggccTGGCGGTCTATGTTTTCACtggaaaattaattaaaaacaGCTTGTATAATGTTAAACACAAAGCAACAAGCCCAAATCATACCCCTTGATGTACTTCTGGATGGCGTAGAAAGAGCAAACAAGAAAGATTCCTGGGATTATACAGGTGGACATCTAAATCATAATCATCTTTGCAAGCCAACAATTGTAGAACGGAAGAGTTTCTGGAGAAGTGGAAAAATACCCAACCAACAGTATGAAAAAGTGAAGAAAATGAATGACTCCTTTGTAAACTTTACATTAAATACAAGTTTAGTAAACGAGGATCCAACAGTCAAGTCAATGTGTGCAAGCTCTGCAGCCCTTAAACAAACCGGCCCATTTACACCAATAAACACACCATTTGCAAGTTCTGTTCTGGACACCCGTTCTCAAACAACTTTCCAAGAAAGTCCGGAACACAAAGAGAATGGAGAGTCACCATCAAAAAGTAAATTGGTCGAACTGCCAGAAATAAAATTGCTGAAGGGAGAAAGATCACATACATCCCAGAATCCTAAAAAGGAATATCGATTTGTCCCAGCCTATTTCACAGGTCTCACAAAGTCTGATCAATTTAATATGTTCTTACAGTTTGACCGAGATATTCTTCAAAAGCAAGACATATCAAAAGACTTCTGCAATAACTTGACTGAGTGCTATGAGAAGAAGCTAACCAAGGTATGAACATGAGGTATCAGAATTATTAATGTGTGGTTACATgtgcagttttattgctgtttttttcattaattccattgtgaatttcttgtgactcctttgcctttagaatcattggccccaatttcTGACATGTAGCAAtggcattttcctaacaagagccCTCTTGTCCATGTAGCTGTTTGTATTGCATCTATCAGCTCTCTCTTCCATGCAGCTCCCCCTTCTTCTCAATGCTGCATTTTATTGGCAATTTACAGAATCAGTCCATGAGTAAGAAACagattctgatgtgtccttattTAGAAATTGTAGTCACTGAAAAAATAGGAATATCTAAACGATAACTCTTATTTCTATGTTTAAAAATCTTAGTGTAGCTATTTGCTACACAAAAATACAATTAGCATTATGTATTCTTACAAGGCTCGAAGACTATATAAAACCGTAAGTAGAAGTATGCATAGCTTATGCAATGTGCATGTTATTGCTGGACAGAAGCATTGGATTACGGTGACACCGACAGGCAGGTGGTATCCACTATGATGGCGGCAAagaccccaaaacatctgtactAGTCAGAATAATTAAATCCTATCTAACTCACTTGTCCAGTAGTGTGTCCTATGCCTTTATAGGTAAGTTACGTCCTCGTGTAACCCAGTGAAGTCAATAGTTTCCGGACAATAAGGATTGTGCACTGCTAACTAGGAGACCACACTGACGGATGCCCACAACGCTTGCCTAGCTGCATCTTTGTGTTGCATGGCCTTGGCCTTCAGTTAAAATAAAGTATATGAAGTACCCATAATTAGGATACAAACAGCATTAGCGATATTGTGATACCCTGTGCATTGGGGTATCTATATAACTTCATATGATGTTAAATCAAGGATATTTTTCCTATCcaacagtaaaaaaaactattttatgaattaAGTGCACGCCACAATATTTACATCCAGGTCAACCAAGTACCATCTGACTTCAACTATAGCAGTTGCCTTTCCTGGGGATAAAAAAGTCTATTCTTGGCCGTCTCTTTAACTCAAAATAGTTGCAACTGTATTGTCCTCAGATCCAATAATCAGAATATCAAGAGAAGAAattgtctgaatactttctgaatATCTCATGTGAATTTGAGGCCAATTTTGTTTCTATTTAGAACTGAAATGAATGGCTCAAATTTATCGATTGCGCCCAACCATATAAGGAACACATCATTGATATGTTGTGTCCAAAACACAATATATCTTCATATCATTAGACTCAGTGACCCTGAGCTGATTGTGGTACTTGTAATCAAACAAAAATAGTTGTGTGTCAGAATATATCTTGTAAGATCTAGAACAAACAAGTTATGTCTTAGTTCAAATCTGGATCTAGTCTCCAAAAAAGATGCAATAGCCTGGAGGCCAACGGTGGCAAATGTATAGAGCTTCCACATTAATGCTGGCCAAACACATATCTGAATCTAATAGTATCCCCTCTAACTTATTCAATAAGTTATTTGTATCACATGTAAATGAGGGTAATGGCAAGACAAAAGCCCATAGAATCCGATCAACATAAACGCCCATATTTTGAGTAAGGTTGTCAACTCGTGAGACTATTGGTCTACACTTTAGGGGTGAACAGCCTTTGTGGACCTTTGGTAGTCCATAAAAAGTTGCTGCCTTGGGGGCAATATGAAATCTAAATCTTTGTCATCAATTAGACGATCCCTCCTTACTTGTTGTACAATACTTTCTAATTTCTCTCTATATTGAGCCATTGGATCCCCTCGTAATACCTCATAAAATTCTGCATCCCTGAGAATTTTTAGACACATATTACAGTAATCAGAAGCCTCAATATAATGTTCCCACTCTTGTCCAATGGTTTAAACGGTTTGAccactttaaccggttaaggaccgggcccttcactcaccaccttcaaaaatctataacttttttatttttacacgtaaagagctgtgtgaagacttgttttctgcgtaacaaattgcacttcaaagtaatggtattaaatattcaataccgtgtactcggaagcgggaaaaaaattccaaatgcagtgaaaatggtgaaaaaccgcatttgcaccattaTCCTGTGGACTTGGATATTACgtatttcactgagcgccccaaattacatgtctacttcattctttgggttggtacgattaaagggataccaaatttatataggttttataatgttttcatacatttacaaaaattaaaacctcctgtacaaaatttttttattttttttattttgccatcttctggcgcttataacttttttatactttggtgtacagagctgtgggtggtgtcattatttgcgacatttgataatattttcaattatatcattattaggactgtacgaccttttgattactttttaaagattttataaatatttttcaaaatggcaaaaaattgccattttcggcTCTGGGCACTAtattctgttacggggttaaacgcattaaaaaaacgttaatatattttgatagatctggtttatgatttttactgtttatttatatttatgtcagttctagggaaaggggggttatttgaaattttagtttttttattataatttttttttaaacttttttttatttttctttttactatttttcagactccctagggtactttaaccctaggttgtctgattgatcctatcatatactgccatactacagtatggtagtatatggggattttcctccttattcattacaatgtgctatgagcacattgtaatgaaggggttaaaacgaaataacctcgggtcttcgggagacccgaggctaccatggagacggatagccgctccccgatgacatcatggggagcgacgatctaggcaagatggcggcgctgcatactttctttatcaattcttcCTGGCGGcgcagtatactttctgtatcaattcttcatggattTTTGCTTGctgaagatctctgcttgttgttttCTTGCTGTTATGCAAAAGGAaaattcattgtttatttcctttagataaacaccagtccatggtcatgtgatgtcacaaagttgCATGGCTCGTTAGCTCAATTGATTACACTGTGTGATATAAAGAGCTGctcacctgtgtggcatcacatgaccatggactgttgTTTATCTAAAGAAAGTAaatgatgaagcttcctgttgcatgacaacaagcagagttctagaaaactatgtagaattgatacagaaacgaCAAGGGATTTGCTACCAGATGCAATAGTGCCTGAATCTCTGATACCAAATATTTGGGTTTGATTGAACTGTTTGGacacaattaaccccttaccgacatgtgacgtaatagtacgtcacatgtcgggtcccggtacatggagagggctcgcgggccgagccctctccatagccggtaagtctttgctgcatattgcagcaaaggcttaccggtaacacccgcgatcggtgccggcaccgatcgcgggtgttttaccgctgatcgccgccggcatgcggcgccatctttccgtggatcgtcgctccccgtgacgtctcacgaagacccgaagctacttcgggttaacccattcattaccatgtgctgtcaaaaaacagtaaaaatcataaacacattaggtattgccgcgtccgaaaatgcccgatctatcaaaatatgataacggtttttcactgcgtttaaccccgtaacggaaaatcgcgcccaaagtcggaaATCGCACTTTTTTGccagttaaatttttttttacaattctataaaaagtgatcaaaaggtcgtacagtcctaaaaatgataacattgtaaacgtcatcaaaatccgcaaaaaacgacaccacctacagctccatacaccaaagtatgaaaaagttatttgccccagaagatggcaaaattccccaaaaaaattttgtacaggaggttttaatttttttaaatgtatgaaaacattataaaacctatacaaatttggtatccccgtaatcataccgacccaaagaataaagtagacatgtcatttggggtgcacagtgaaatccgtaaaatccaagcccacaagaatacggcacaaatgcgttttttaccaatttcactgcatttggaatttttttcccgcttcccggtacatggcatgaaatattaaataccagcaTTTTGAAGTTTAATTTAagtgaaaataagccatcacacagctctgtacatggaaaaataaaaaagttacagatttttgaatgtagggagtgaaaaatgaaaacgcaaaatcgaaaaagggccgcggcgggaaggggttaagaaagatGTGAATATTAATAATGTCCCTTTGTGCGGGTAAAGTTTTATGGCAAGGTTATGCATATGGTTATGGGTGGAAAGGTTAATCATCTGTGGAGGATTTGTGCTATAAAAAATGGTGAGAGGTACCTGTAATCACCCTTGTGTAGTGAGGGGTGTTTGTGGCACCATGTCTGTAAGTTCAGTCTTCAGTGGTCTCTATTTTACTGCATTGACTAGGGTACCTAACTGTGAGAATTGTGAGCTCCATGTACTGTTGGGGTTTTAGTGGCTGTGGGCCATGTTGTTATATTTTTTTGtccacctcctctccctgcatcCTGCTTTGAAGCACCATAACCCCCTCTATTCCCTCTTCCTTTCCCGCCTCTTCCATTGATTTTTGTATTGCGCAatccagattgtgtttctaacTGCCATAGATATATTCTCAATTAAAGTTACAGCAGAGAAACAGAATCTTAGTGCAAGATTTTACTCTTTATAATGACACCTTCGTTTCTAGAATATAGAAGGTAGATAGAAAAATTGTGTCACACTTTCTTAAATTCTAGACCTGCTAGACTTTCTTGACATCtggaatatatttagtatttttccTTGACTGAAGGCTAATGGGACCTTATGCAAAGGTTCGGCCTGGGCCCTTGAAAACAATTTCTTCTCACGCTCTAAAGCTGCGGCTCATCTGTATTTttcagcagcatcacatgactcaTCGAGGCATTACTAACAGTCCGGCTCATTGCTAGGGTCTTCAAAGATGAGAGACTCAagctacaatatatacacacccccaccCCCAACTGTGTGCTAAAATTCTCTactgccatgagattacatcagacaaagTATATGGGGAAGTGCTGAGTCAGCAGGGAGGAaggtgagacagtataacagcctgtgaagttacagcttggaggaactctggtaacatcccccataGCACTTCTGATTATGATCTTAGACGCAAAGAGGTCAtggatatcatgcttgattttggtgatagatttccttgtagttgtagtaTTTTGCACTCTAAATTAAAGGGCTGATAATATAAACATGTGAAGCATttaatcttttcttcttttttgttatTGAGAAATCAGGAACTCTTAAAGATCGCCAATATTAGACCTCCTCATTTTGCCCGTCTACAAATCTTCAGTGAAACATTTCAGAATATCTGCAGTGATTCTTCAATATTTGGAAATATTCTAAGTAAAATTAAGGTAAATATGTTCAAAACATTTCACAAATGTTTGTACTCAAAAAAATCAACTAATCAGAGTTATTAGAATCTGAGAATTACAATCTGAGAATTAGAGACATGGAAGTTGTGCTGTTTCTGTTAGCTGTGGGCTACAGTTAACATTCTATCCATGTATTAAAACTTTTGTTGTATAAGATCTTTCAATTGCAAGCCTCATACACACGACTATAATGGGGCCGTCACCATAGTAGTCAATGGCACCTGGTCATGGTGTGGTAATTCAGatcaccagtgactgtctctctgctgtctctaacatcatgacctgtctcttcttgaaacttaatctttctaagactgatctttcttgtctttccaccagaGTCTATCCTAACCTCTCAATCTAATCTGTGGGATCACAATAACACTGAGGCatcaggcccgctgtcttgggtttGTGCTTTACTCTGACCCCTCCTTTGCACAGCCTATTAAATCACTTGCTCGGTCTTGCGGcatgcatctcaaaaacatctctag contains the following coding sequences:
- the C3H6orf118 gene encoding uncharacterized protein C6orf118 homolog isoform X2, with the protein product MLNTKQQAQIIPLDVLLDGVERANKKDSWDYTGGHLNHNHLCKPTIVERKSFWRSGKIPNQQYEKVKKMNDSFVNFTLNTSLVNEDPTVKSMCASSAALKQTGPFTPINTPFASSVLDTRSQTTFQESPEHKENGESPSKSKLVELPEIKLLKGERSHTSQNPKKEYRFVPAYFTGLTKSDQFNMFLQFDRDILQKQDISKDFCNNLTECYEKKLTKELLKIANIRPPHFARLQIFSETFQNICSDSSIFGNILSKIKAAYDSYVDFLLDTQFSPQHEILMSEIAGMKKRPVKTEDVEEVMQNVRELENKAYVALEHNDQLRNYLKTELSKASISETLCHEAQVHSREADSASEQHHGSETNSICEQHYSSESDSASEQHHLSEAQIFVAKRSEVLETLKEVNALEKNIKKNLTHAINAEATEEYIKDIQTETMKLKSSNDFLLRATRDVDTEIKRVLLRQKFTLDKQASF
- the C3H6orf118 gene encoding uncharacterized protein C6orf118 homolog isoform X1 yields the protein MLNTKQQAQIIPLDVLLDGVERANKKDSWDYTGGHLNHNHLCKPTIVERKSFWRSGKIPNQQYEKVKKMNDSFVNFTLNTSLVNEDPTVKSMCASSAALKQTGPFTPINTPFASSVLDTRSQTTFQESPEHKENGESPSKSKLVELPEIKLLKGERSHTSQNPKKEYRFVPAYFTGLTKSDQFNMFLQFDRDILQKQDISKDFCNNLTECYEKKLTKELLKIANIRPPHFARLQIFSETFQNICSDSSIFGNILSKIKAAYDSYVDFLLDTQFSPQHEILMSEIAGMKKRPVKTEDVEEVMQNVRELENKAYVALEHNDQLRNYLKTELSKASISETLCHEAQVHSREADSASEQHHGSETNSICEQHYSSESDSASEQHHLSEAQIFVAKRSEVLETLKEVNALEKNIKKNLTHAINAEATEEYIKDIQTETMKLKSSNDFLLRATRDVDTEIKRVLLRQKFTLDKQAEINILIESFVKPSDL